CAGGCCGAAGTATATGATTTTGAACCTGTTGATCTTCGCCAACTGCTCAAGGAGACCCTTCATACCTATGAAACCGTATTTCAGCAGCATGGCTTGCATGTGGAGGTGGAGGATCGATGGACTGCCGAGACATGGGTGCTGGCTGATCGACGGAAGCTGGAGTCTGTTCTGCACAATTGGATGACCAACGCGGTGAAATATACAAGCGGTGACCGAATAACCATTACCCTTGAACTGAAAGGGGAAGCGGCACATTTCGGTATCGCCAATGAAACGGATAAGGAAGAGCATGAACAGTGGGATCAGGTTTGGGAGCCTTTCTATGTAATGGATAGTTCGCGCAGCAAAAAGTTTAGCGGGACGGGTCTGGGCTTGTCTATTGCCCGGACGATTCTGGAGAATCACCATGCCGACTATGGCCTTAGCGTAGCCGATGGAGAAGTTATGTTTTATTTTTCTTTACCTTTAATACAACGTTAATGAAGGAGCCGCCATGCAAATGGTGGTTTTTTTGTGTGAGAAGCAACCTGAATTAGAGCCTTTTTCATGTTGGGGAAAGCCAATTGTTCCCCTGTCATACTGATGTAACACAATTGCCTTAGGATAGGCCTATCACCAAATCAGAACTTAATTCATGGAGGGATATCCGATGTTCAATAAAACCTTTTTAATAACGGGAGGCACAGGCTCATGGGGAGAAGAGTTGGTCAAACAATTGCTCGTTCAGGAGCCGAAAGAGGTTCGTATTTTCTCACGAAATGAATCGCTTCAGGCTCAGATGAGACAAACCATCTCTGACCCGAGAGTGAGGTTTGTACTGGGGGATATCAGAGACCGATGGGAGCTGGCAGGTGCCTGTAAGGATGTAGATTATGTCTTTCATCTTGCGGCGCTTAAACATGTTCCGGTCTGTGAGGACCAACCGGATTGTGCGGTCAAAACCAATATAACCGGAACGCAGAACGTCATTGATGCTGCAATCGAGAATGGCGTGCGGAAGGTGGTATACGTCTCTACGGACAAAGCAGCGAATCCTTCCAGCATGTACGGGATGACCAAAGCCATCGGGGAAAAATTGATCTTATTAGCTGACAGTCGTTCCGCTACAAGCTTTACTTGTGTACGAAGCGGGAATGTTCTTGGATCCACGGGCAGCGTAGTACCTTTATTCAAACGCCAGCTTGAGTTGGAACAGCCAC
This window of the Paenibacillus marchantiae genome carries:
- a CDS encoding polysaccharide biosynthesis protein, whose amino-acid sequence is MFNKTFLITGGTGSWGEELVKQLLVQEPKEVRIFSRNESLQAQMRQTISDPRVRFVLGDIRDRWELAGACKDVDYVFHLAALKHVPVCEDQPDCAVKTNITGTQNVIDAAIENGVRKVVYVSTDKAANPSSMYGMTKAIGEKLILLADSRSATSFTCVRSGNVLGSTGSVVPLFKRQLELEQPLSVTDSRMTRFFLPLGDAVEILLSAMEQCEGGEIIVPRMPSCKITDIAQVLAEDAGQKHVPIHFIGARPGERLYETLISDWENVKEVEEEKSYFVVTASSSTKLTDKEGCETSVLPGRGYHSEDVIMTKAEVRDMLWRGGFLCSSGGSYLQEAAPPVM